Proteins co-encoded in one Quercus robur chromosome 8, dhQueRobu3.1, whole genome shotgun sequence genomic window:
- the LOC126697917 gene encoding uncharacterized protein LOC126697917 isoform X1 — translation MEGGRRISVSPRPCSGRRVVAKKRARGSGVDGFVNSVKKLQRREISSKRDRAFSMSDAQERFRNIRLQEEYDTHDPKGHCSMGLPFLRKRSKIIEIVAARDIVFALAHSGVCAAFSRETNQRICFLNVSPDEVIRSLFYNKNNDSLITVSVYASDNFSSLKCRSTRIEYIRRGKPDAGFALFESESLKWPGFVEFDDVNGKVLTYSAQDSIYKVFDLKNYTMLYSISDKHVQEIKISPGIMLLIFTKAISHVPLKILSIEDGTVLKSFNHLLHRNKKVDFIEQFNEKLLVKQENENLQILDVRNFELTEVSRTEFMTPSAFIFLYENQLFLTFRDRTVAVWNFRGELVTSFEDHLLWHPDCNTNNIYITSDQDLIISYCKADSDDPLSEGNAGSINISNILTGKCLAKIRASNSFPMENECSCSGNCCGSSCALKKQSPASRIRSTVAEALEDITALFYDEERNEIYTGNRHGLVHVWSN, via the exons ATGGAAGGCGGTAGGAGGATATCGGTGAGTCCTCGGCCTTGCAGTGGAAGGCGGGTAGTGGCAAAGAAGCGAGCACGCGGAAGCGGTGTGGATGGTTTCGTCAACAGCGTTAAGAAGCTTCAGAGACGGGAAATCAGTTCCAAGCGTGACCGTGCTTTCAGTATGAGCGACGCCCAGGAACGCTTCCGTAACATCCGTTTGCAG GAGGAATATGATACCCATGATCCAAAAGGTCATTGTTCCATGGGACTGCCTTTTCTAAGAAAGAGGTCAAAGATAATTGAGATTGTAGCAGCACGTGACATTGTGTTTGCTCTTGCTCATTCTGGTGTTTGTGCAGCATTTAGCCGAG AGACTAATCAGAGGATATGCTTCCTGAATGTCAGTCCTGATGAAGTTATACGAAGCctgttttataataaaaacaatgacTCACTCATCACAGTTTCTGTATATGCTTCAGACAATTTCAGTTCTTTGAAATGCAGAAGCACAAGAATTGA ATATATAAGGAGGGGTAAACCAGATGCTGGCTTTGCCCTTTTTGAATCTGAGTCACTGAAATGGCCTGGTTTCGTAGAGTTTGATGATGTCAATGGGAAGGTACTCACTTATTCTGCACAGGATAG CATTTACAAAGTATTTGACCTGAAAAACTATACAATGCTGTACTCCATATCGGATAAACATGTTCAAGAGATTAAGATCAG TCCAGGGATCATGTTGTTGATTTTTACCAAAGCAATTAGCCATGTTCCCCTTAAGATTCTTTCAATAGAAGATGGAACTGTTCTCAAGTCTTTCAACCATCTTCTTCACCGGAATAAGAAGGTGGATTTCATTGAACAGTTTAATGAAAAGCTACTAGTAAAGCAAGAAAATGAGAATCTACAGATTCTTGAT GTCCGCAATTTTGAGCTGACAGAAGTTAGCAGAACTGAATTCATGACACCATCAGCATTTATATTTCTGTATGAGAATCAGTTATTCCTGACATTTAGGGACCGAACAGTGGCTGTTTGGAACTTCCGTGGGGAGCTTGTAACTTCATTTGAGGATCACCTTTTGTGGCATCCCGACTGCAACACGAATAACATATACATCACAAGTGATCAGGATCTTATTATCTCTTACTGCAAGGCTGATTCTGATGATCCACTGTCTGAAGgaaatg CAGGATCCATCAATATCAGCAATATTTTGACTGGGAAATGCCTTGCTAAGATTAGAGCAAGCAACAGCTTCCCCATGGAAAATGAATGCAGTTGCAGTGGCAATTGTTGTGGTAGCAGTTGCGCTTTAAAGAAGCAGAGTCCTGCCTCCAGAATTAGGAGCACGGTTGCAGAAGCCTTGGAAGATATTACTGCTCTCTTTTATGATGAAGAGCGGAATGAAATATATACTGGCAATAGGCATGGTCTAGTTCATGTATGGTCCAACTGA
- the LOC126697917 gene encoding uncharacterized protein LOC126697917 isoform X2, whose protein sequence is MEGGRRISVSPRPCSGRRVVAKKRARGSGVDGFVNSVKKLQRREISSKRDRAFSMSDAQERFRNIRLQEEYDTHDPKGHCSMGLPFLRKRSKIIEIVAARDIVFALAHSGVCAAFSRETNQRICFLNVSPDEVIRSLFYNKNNDSLITVSVYASDNFSSLKCRSTRIEYIRRGKPDAGFALFESESLKWPGFVEFDDVNGKVLTYSAQDSIYKVFDLKNYTMLYSISDKHVQEIKISPGIMLLIFTKAISHVPLKILSIEDGTVLKSFNHLLHRNKKVDFIEQFNEKLLVKQENENLQILDVRNFELTEVSRTEFMTPSAFIFLYENQLFLTFRDRTVAVWNFRGELVTSFEDHLLWHPDCNTNNIYITSDQDLIISYCKADSDDPLSEGNGSINISNILTGKCLAKIRASNSFPMENECSCSGNCCGSSCALKKQSPASRIRSTVAEALEDITALFYDEERNEIYTGNRHGLVHVWSN, encoded by the exons ATGGAAGGCGGTAGGAGGATATCGGTGAGTCCTCGGCCTTGCAGTGGAAGGCGGGTAGTGGCAAAGAAGCGAGCACGCGGAAGCGGTGTGGATGGTTTCGTCAACAGCGTTAAGAAGCTTCAGAGACGGGAAATCAGTTCCAAGCGTGACCGTGCTTTCAGTATGAGCGACGCCCAGGAACGCTTCCGTAACATCCGTTTGCAG GAGGAATATGATACCCATGATCCAAAAGGTCATTGTTCCATGGGACTGCCTTTTCTAAGAAAGAGGTCAAAGATAATTGAGATTGTAGCAGCACGTGACATTGTGTTTGCTCTTGCTCATTCTGGTGTTTGTGCAGCATTTAGCCGAG AGACTAATCAGAGGATATGCTTCCTGAATGTCAGTCCTGATGAAGTTATACGAAGCctgttttataataaaaacaatgacTCACTCATCACAGTTTCTGTATATGCTTCAGACAATTTCAGTTCTTTGAAATGCAGAAGCACAAGAATTGA ATATATAAGGAGGGGTAAACCAGATGCTGGCTTTGCCCTTTTTGAATCTGAGTCACTGAAATGGCCTGGTTTCGTAGAGTTTGATGATGTCAATGGGAAGGTACTCACTTATTCTGCACAGGATAG CATTTACAAAGTATTTGACCTGAAAAACTATACAATGCTGTACTCCATATCGGATAAACATGTTCAAGAGATTAAGATCAG TCCAGGGATCATGTTGTTGATTTTTACCAAAGCAATTAGCCATGTTCCCCTTAAGATTCTTTCAATAGAAGATGGAACTGTTCTCAAGTCTTTCAACCATCTTCTTCACCGGAATAAGAAGGTGGATTTCATTGAACAGTTTAATGAAAAGCTACTAGTAAAGCAAGAAAATGAGAATCTACAGATTCTTGAT GTCCGCAATTTTGAGCTGACAGAAGTTAGCAGAACTGAATTCATGACACCATCAGCATTTATATTTCTGTATGAGAATCAGTTATTCCTGACATTTAGGGACCGAACAGTGGCTGTTTGGAACTTCCGTGGGGAGCTTGTAACTTCATTTGAGGATCACCTTTTGTGGCATCCCGACTGCAACACGAATAACATATACATCACAAGTGATCAGGATCTTATTATCTCTTACTGCAAGGCTGATTCTGATGATCCACTGTCTGAAGgaaatg GATCCATCAATATCAGCAATATTTTGACTGGGAAATGCCTTGCTAAGATTAGAGCAAGCAACAGCTTCCCCATGGAAAATGAATGCAGTTGCAGTGGCAATTGTTGTGGTAGCAGTTGCGCTTTAAAGAAGCAGAGTCCTGCCTCCAGAATTAGGAGCACGGTTGCAGAAGCCTTGGAAGATATTACTGCTCTCTTTTATGATGAAGAGCGGAATGAAATATATACTGGCAATAGGCATGGTCTAGTTCATGTATGGTCCAACTGA